AATTGGGGGACGCCCTTATATATAATTTTACAGTACCTTACTTAAAAAGGCCTTTAATCTGTCGTTTTTAGGATTCGTAAAAAATTCTTCCGGAGGCGCTTCCTCCACAAAATTTCCTCCATCCATAAACATAACTCTGGTAGCTACTTCTCTGGCAAATCCCATTTCATGGGTAACAACCACCATAGTCATTTTTTCCTCTGCCAGATCTCTCATTACATTTAATACTTCCCCAACCATCTCCGGATCTAAGGCGGAGGTAGGTTCGTCAAAAAGCATAACGTCAGGCTTCATGCAAAGGGCCCTGACAATAGCAATACGCTGCTTCTGTCCGCCGGACAGCTGGCTTGGATATGCGCCGGCCCTGTCGTCTAATCCTACTCTTTTTAACAGGTCCATGGCTGTCTTTTCCGCCTCTTCCTGGCTTTTTTTCTGCAGCTTCATAGGAGCCAGGGTCATATTTTTTAAAATGGTCATATGGGGAAACAAATTAAATTGCTGAAACACCATGCCCATCTTCTGACGGTGCTTGTCAATATTTGTTTTAGAATCCAGAATATCTACGCCCTCAAAGAAAATTTTTCCCTCTGTAGGCTCCTCCAGCTTATTCAGACAGCGGAGAAATGTACTTTTTCCTGAACCAGAAGGACCTACAACAAAAACTACGTCCCCCTGGTGAATATCTACGTTGATTCCCTCCAGAACCTTCAGCTTTCCAAAGCTTTTTCCCAGGTTCTGCACTTGAATTAAGGGCTGTGTATTAGCGTTCACTTTGTCTCAGCCTCCTCTCCAGACATTTTACAAAGTAGGTGAAAATCATAACAAGAGCCAGATAAATAATGGCCA
The window above is part of the Lachnoclostridium edouardi genome. Proteins encoded here:
- a CDS encoding amino acid ABC transporter ATP-binding protein, producing the protein MNANTQPLIQVQNLGKSFGKLKVLEGINVDIHQGDVVFVVGPSGSGKSTFLRCLNKLEEPTEGKIFFEGVDILDSKTNIDKHRQKMGMVFQQFNLFPHMTILKNMTLAPMKLQKKSQEEAEKTAMDLLKRVGLDDRAGAYPSQLSGGQKQRIAIVRALCMKPDVMLFDEPTSALDPEMVGEVLNVMRDLAEEKMTMVVVTHEMGFAREVATRVMFMDGGNFVEEAPPEEFFTNPKNDRLKAFLSKVL